The genomic interval TTTCCAAAAAAGATTATATCACAGCACAGATATTTTACCATCTCTTCTTAAACCTCAAAGTCGAAAAAGTAAGTATAAGACTTCCAATAATAAGAAGCAGTATAATATCCTTCCATAAAATATCAAAGCCTGCCCCTTTAAGGAATATTCCTCTGATTATGTCGAAGAAATATCTCAGTGGAACGGCATAGGTAATATACTGGAAAGCCTTAGGCATACTATCAATCGGAAAGATAAACCCGGATAGATATATCGAGGGCATAACAACAACGAAGGAAACCGTCATCATGGCTTGCCCCTGGGTATCCGAAATCGTGGAAATAAACAACCCCATGCCCAAAGTGCTGAGCAGAAAGGCCAAGGATGACAGAAAAAGAAGGGAATAAGGCCCTCTGAAAGGAACTTTAAAAAGATATATAGCTACCAGGGAAACCAGAATAACATCCATAATTCCCAAAATAACAGCTGGTATCATTTTCCCAAGAATTATCTGATATCTTTTAATTGGAGTCACGGCAAGCTGTTCTATAGTTCCCACCTCTTTCTCACGAACCACCGATGTAGCCGTCAGCATCGTAGTTATAATCATCAAGACGGTGCACAGAATACCAGGAACCCATAAAGCTCTTACTTTTAAGCTCCGGATTATATAGAATTCTATCCTTAAGGATCGCCTTAGCTTCTCGGCCAGCACGATACGAAGAGCTTATTTGAGCTATATAGCTCATGCCGAGCGTAGCGACATTGGGATCGGTCCCATTCAGTATTACCAAAACGCTGCACGGAAAGATCGGCAAGAGAGAAAAACCGCTCTATATCCTGCAAGGGCTCTTTTATAGGCAAAATAGGCATCATCGTATTTCTTTCTCGGAAAAACTTTGGCTTCATAAAGTCTCTTAGCCCTCTCGCAGTTCTTCTTAGCATTATCAAGGGAAAGCTTGGCCTGGCGAAGCTTTTCCCTCACGCGGGCTATATCTTCTTCACGAGCTCCCTTCCTTATCATGCGATATCTCGCCTCAGCGCCCGCAAGGGTAGTTTTAAGCTTCCTTAACGTTAATCTATAATCTTCGTCGTCTATAAAAGCCAGCGGGGTTCCTGCCTTCACTCTCTCCCCCTCATCGACCGCTATTTTGGAAACCTTTCCTGGTACGAGAGAAGCAACATAGATAATATCTGCATCGACGGTTCCTGAAACTTTTATAAAGCTCTTCTCTTCCCCTCTCCCAAATCTCCCCAGATAGAAATATAAAGAGGCAGATATAACTACTACCAGTACAATGAGCGATACGAACTTTCTCGCTCTCTTAACCTTCACGGAAGCCTTTCCTTCCCTCCTCGGTTAATACACCCTCCATAAATATAGAAAGCACATTCTTAAGCATATCAGGGGGAGTAACTTCAAACTCAGCTATAGCATTAGGATTCACAAATTGTACTATCAAGTGAAATAAAAATCTTCCCATAAACTCAAAGCTGATATCGCTCCTTATCTCCCCTCTTTCCTGCCCTTCTTTCATGAAAGAGACGATTCTTCTTATAACTCTGCATCTTTTCTCCTCTATCTTTTCCCAGAGATCAGGCATACTTCTCAGATCATCAAGCATTGGAGGGGTAAGCTCTGAAACCACCTTTGAGATTTCTCGAAGCCAAAGAGAAAAAAACCTGGGAAGAGTCTTAGTCTCCTCAAGTGAGGAAAGCACTTTTCTCACCGCCGGTTCCATCATCGCGTCGATGACTTCCTCTATCAACCTCTCTTTGGATGGGAAATACCTATATATCGTTCTTTTGCTTATCCCAAGCTTTTTCGAGATCTCGTCCATAGATACTTTCCTGAAGCCATAAACCTGAAACAGCTCTTTCGC from Synergistota bacterium carries:
- a CDS encoding ABC transporter permease, translating into MMIITTMLTATSVVREKEVGTIEQLAVTPIKRYQIILGKMIPAVILGIMDVILVSLVAIYLFKVPFRGPYSLLFLSSLAFLLSTLGMGLFISTISDTQGQAMMTVSFVVVMPSIYLSGFIFPIDSMPKAFQYITYAVPLRYFFDIIRGIFLKGAGFDILWKDIILLLIIGSLILTFSTLRFKKRW
- a CDS encoding biotin/lipoyl-binding protein, whose amino-acid sequence is MKVKRARKFVSLIVLVVVISASLYFYLGRFGRGEEKSFIKVSGTVDADIIYVASLVPGKVSKIAVDEGERVKAGTPLAFIDDEDYRLTLRKLKTTLAGAEARYRMIRKGAREEDIARVREKLRQAKLSLDNAKKNCERAKRLYEAKVFPRKKYDDAYFAYKRALAGYRAVFLSCRSFRAAFW
- a CDS encoding TetR/AcrR family transcriptional regulator, with the translated sequence MRERIIKGAKELFQVYGFRKVSMDEISKKLGISKRTIYRYFPSKERLIEEVIDAMMEPAVRKVLSSLEETKTLPRFFSLWLREISKVVSELTPPMLDDLRSMPDLWEKIEEKRCRVIRRIVSFMKEGQERGEIRSDISFEFMGRFLFHLIVQFVNPNAIAEFEVTPPDMLKNVLSIFMEGVLTEEGRKGFREG